A stretch of Methanosphaerula palustris E1-9c DNA encodes these proteins:
- the purB gene encoding adenylosuccinate lyase, with protein MAIHPIEFRYGTSAMREIWGEEHRFRCIVAAEVGLAKAEAACGMIPGEAAETIEQKAETASLERAKEIEAEISHDMMAIVKALAEVCGEAGAWVHFGATSNDMLDTATGLQVKASLKLIEDGLKELLSVLLKRAEETRTLVCAGRTHGQIGVPTTYGLRFAIWASEVGRHIERLQQLRPRVEVGQLTGAVGTQAAIGPKGIEVMEKMMAYLDLGAVDVSNQVISRDRYAEYFLFLANIATTLDKIGIEIRSLQRTEIAEVEEAFGKNQVGSSTMPHKRNPIKSEQVCGLARVVRAAVEPALGNNTLWDERDLTNSSCERVIFPEASVLADHIIHVMTRVLEGLKINRDQIRRNLDLLHGVNMAEAVMITLTERGMDRQVAHELMREASMQARAEQRHLAEVLKEKSEVSSLIEPDDVVALLNPDNYIGTSVEQVERVVKKLSLLC; from the coding sequence ATGGCGATCCATCCGATTGAGTTCAGGTACGGGACATCAGCGATGCGCGAGATCTGGGGCGAGGAGCACCGGTTCAGATGCATCGTTGCAGCAGAGGTCGGACTTGCAAAGGCCGAAGCTGCCTGCGGGATGATCCCTGGAGAAGCAGCCGAGACGATCGAGCAGAAAGCAGAAACAGCAAGTCTGGAACGGGCCAAGGAGATCGAGGCTGAGATCAGCCATGACATGATGGCTATCGTTAAAGCGCTGGCAGAGGTCTGTGGCGAAGCAGGGGCCTGGGTCCACTTCGGGGCTACATCCAATGATATGCTCGACACGGCAACCGGTCTCCAGGTAAAGGCGAGCCTGAAATTGATCGAGGATGGGCTCAAAGAACTCCTCTCAGTTCTGTTGAAACGAGCTGAAGAGACCAGGACACTGGTCTGTGCCGGCAGGACGCATGGACAGATCGGTGTACCGACCACATACGGTCTCCGGTTTGCGATCTGGGCAAGCGAAGTGGGACGGCATATCGAGCGGTTGCAGCAACTCCGCCCACGGGTCGAGGTGGGGCAGTTGACCGGTGCGGTCGGAACCCAGGCCGCGATCGGACCGAAAGGGATCGAGGTGATGGAGAAGATGATGGCCTATCTCGACCTTGGGGCGGTCGACGTCTCCAACCAGGTGATCTCGCGAGACCGGTATGCCGAGTACTTCCTGTTCCTGGCAAATATAGCGACGACCCTCGACAAGATAGGGATCGAGATCAGATCCTTACAGCGGACTGAGATTGCAGAGGTCGAGGAGGCCTTTGGGAAGAACCAGGTCGGGTCGAGCACCATGCCGCACAAGCGAAACCCGATCAAGAGTGAGCAGGTCTGCGGACTGGCCAGGGTAGTACGGGCTGCGGTCGAGCCGGCCCTTGGGAACAATACGCTCTGGGATGAACGCGACCTGACCAACTCTTCATGTGAGCGGGTGATCTTTCCGGAGGCCTCGGTGCTGGCAGATCATATCATCCATGTGATGACCAGGGTTCTTGAAGGCCTGAAGATCAACAGGGACCAGATCAGGCGGAACCTGGATCTTCTGCATGGAGTGAACATGGCAGAGGCCGTGATGATCACCCTGACCGAACGGGGTATGGACCGGCAGGTCGCCCACGAACTGATGCGCGAGGCATCGATGCAGGCCCGGGCCGAGCAGCGACACCTGGCCGAGGTGCTGAAAGAGAAGTCCGAAGTCTCGTCGCTGATCGAACCTGATGACGTAGTGGCTCTGCTGAACCCTGATAATTATATTGGAACCTCTGTGGAGCAGGTCGAACGGGTTGTTAAAAAACTCTCGTTGCTCTGCTGA
- the cbiQ gene encoding cobalt ECF transporter T component CbiQ, whose product MMEHLLDEYTQCNALSDQDARLKLGLGIGAILICTSSTTLFSPIFIAVSMAAITVGIAKIPMRLYLALLTIPISFSLTSGIVILFTGGGGAALVSLPIPPGITLTVTTGSANLAILLIARTFGGMCALYFIALTTPITEIFSIMHSLRLPSSLIDLSMLIYHFIFVLIGEAISIHTAQVLRHGYDTFRNKLQSLGMLAAMLFIRAWQQGEDLLTVMDARCYDGRLDLGEDHARPGILAVTLVLVYLSVCIGIAYLTASMRIF is encoded by the coding sequence ATGATGGAGCACCTCCTCGATGAATATACCCAGTGCAACGCACTGAGCGACCAGGATGCCAGACTCAAGTTGGGCCTTGGCATCGGGGCGATCCTGATCTGTACATCGTCGACAACGCTGTTTTCACCTATCTTCATCGCGGTGAGCATGGCCGCGATCACAGTGGGTATCGCAAAGATTCCAATGCGACTCTATCTTGCGCTGCTCACCATCCCAATCTCATTCTCACTCACCAGCGGAATCGTCATCCTCTTCACCGGCGGTGGCGGAGCAGCACTCGTTTCACTTCCTATCCCTCCTGGAATCACCCTTACGGTGACCACGGGGTCCGCGAACCTTGCAATCCTGCTGATCGCGAGGACCTTCGGGGGGATGTGCGCACTCTATTTCATCGCCCTGACGACTCCGATCACCGAGATCTTCTCTATCATGCATTCCCTTCGTCTGCCCTCCAGTCTGATCGATCTCTCGATGCTGATCTATCACTTCATCTTTGTGCTGATTGGTGAAGCGATCTCAATCCATACGGCACAGGTGCTGAGGCATGGATACGATACCTTTCGGAATAAACTCCAGTCCCTCGGCATGCTTGCAGCGATGCTTTTTATCCGAGCCTGGCAGCAGGGAGAGGATCTGCTGACCGTGATGGACGCCCGCTGTTACGATGGGAGACTGGACCTCGGCGAAGACCATGCCCGGCCGGGAATTCTGGCCGTCACATTGGTTCTCGTCTACCTGTCTGTCTGCATTGGAATCGCATATCTCACCGCATCTATGAGAATCTTCTAA
- a CDS encoding chemotaxis protein CheW has protein sequence MTDSIQEDQPESGRGNTRGELKASAAESVQVVEFLLGREHFAIDLFDVREVVEYTTITKLPNTPSYIKGIIDLRGEITTIIDLKQQMNIPEDTDVHEEDCRVIVLDDRITKSKIGIMVDDVSSVSTFSLTQVDKTAIAETSADTHIIGIIKKQTRIKERDITELIIWIDIRHLLETINHTV, from the coding sequence ATGACTGACTCCATTCAAGAGGATCAACCAGAATCCGGGAGAGGAAATACACGAGGAGAATTGAAGGCCAGTGCTGCGGAGAGCGTCCAGGTGGTGGAGTTCCTGCTCGGAAGAGAACACTTCGCCATCGATCTCTTCGATGTCCGGGAGGTGGTGGAATATACCACCATCACCAAACTCCCCAACACCCCTTCCTACATCAAGGGGATCATCGATCTCCGGGGTGAGATCACCACGATCATCGATCTGAAACAGCAGATGAACATCCCGGAAGACACGGATGTGCATGAGGAGGACTGCAGGGTCATCGTCCTCGATGATCGAATCACCAAATCAAAGATCGGGATCATGGTCGATGACGTATCATCGGTCTCCACCTTCTCCCTGACCCAGGTCGATAAAACTGCCATCGCAGAGACCAGCGCAGACACTCATATCATCGGCATCATCAAGAAGCAGACCCGGATTAAAGAGAGGGATATCACAGAACTGATCATCTGGATCGATATCCGTCATCTACTTGAGACCATCAACCACACGGTCTGA
- a CDS encoding energy-coupling factor ABC transporter ATP-binding protein, whose translation MSTILEFRDVHYAYPNCQESLRGVNFSISEGAKVALVGPNGAGKTTLILSCNGILRPTSGEVLFHNSPLRYDRSSLRDLRKKIGLVFQNSDAQLFAPTVYQDVAFGPVNLGIAKDQVKALVQRGLSAVGLIGYERRPPHLLSGGEKKKAAIAGVLVMEPDVLIFDEPTSSLDPAGAADLMELLDELNVQGKTIIISTHDIELAYQWADDIILMNSGLVIHQGPPEKVFMDPALIAATNLRTPAVLETFTELVARKILSGPKAPRSVLHLVNCLEQSLNRQRDAKEYGSISVCNVDTVPAEMIHCWVQTHPNHRKGAMGTRAKHLATVEEIVLDYTYDVIDKCILRALIGESSLILTSTGMVQRVERRVFAFDEESGIRIAVDLTALDREVPQAPHSLLQGDHRECQSGPQK comes from the coding sequence ATGTCCACCATCCTTGAATTCAGAGACGTTCATTACGCATACCCGAACTGTCAGGAATCCCTAAGGGGCGTGAACTTCTCCATATCAGAGGGGGCGAAAGTCGCCCTCGTCGGCCCGAACGGGGCAGGAAAGACGACCCTCATCCTCTCCTGCAATGGAATTTTGAGACCCACCAGCGGGGAGGTGCTCTTTCATAACAGTCCGCTCAGGTACGACCGATCGAGTCTGCGTGACTTACGGAAGAAGATCGGCCTGGTCTTTCAGAACTCGGATGCCCAACTCTTCGCCCCGACCGTCTACCAGGACGTCGCCTTCGGTCCGGTGAATCTTGGTATCGCAAAGGATCAGGTCAAGGCACTGGTCCAGAGGGGACTCTCCGCGGTGGGACTGATTGGATATGAACGACGCCCACCACACCTGCTCAGCGGCGGCGAGAAGAAGAAGGCCGCGATCGCCGGCGTGCTGGTCATGGAACCGGATGTTCTGATCTTCGACGAGCCGACCAGTTCCCTGGACCCGGCTGGGGCTGCCGATCTGATGGAACTGCTCGATGAGTTGAATGTGCAGGGGAAGACGATCATCATCTCGACCCATGACATCGAACTCGCATACCAGTGGGCTGATGATATCATCCTGATGAACAGTGGGCTCGTAATTCACCAGGGGCCTCCAGAAAAGGTCTTTATGGATCCTGCCCTGATCGCAGCCACAAACCTGCGCACCCCGGCGGTCCTTGAGACCTTTACAGAACTGGTCGCACGGAAGATCCTTTCAGGGCCGAAGGCTCCGCGGTCGGTCCTTCATCTCGTGAACTGCCTGGAACAGAGTCTTAACCGGCAGCGTGACGCAAAAGAGTATGGTTCAATCTCGGTCTGCAATGTTGATACGGTGCCGGCAGAAATGATTCATTGCTGGGTACAGACCCATCCTAACCACCGGAAGGGTGCGATGGGAACCCGGGCAAAGCACCTGGCGACAGTTGAAGAGATCGTCCTCGATTACACCTATGATGTGATCGACAAATGCATTCTACGCGCACTCATCGGGGAGTCATCCCTGATTCTAACGAGCACAGGGATGGTCCAACGAGTCGAACGGCGGGTGTTTGCCTTTGACGAGGAGAGCGGGATTCGGATTGCAGTGGATCTGACTGCACTGGATAGGGAGGTACCACAGGCACCACACTCCCTCCTGCAAGGAGACCACAGGGAGTGCCAATCTGGTCCACAAAAATAG
- a CDS encoding energy-coupling factor ABC transporter substrate-binding protein, giving the protein MKYTLEIIAIMAVVIFAGIFVVVNAHMAGTLAPGEVAWGGSDDGATKIIESTGYTPWFSPIYTPPSSEIETLFFCLQSAAGALVIGYFFGYYRGRQERKNIEQTKKQV; this is encoded by the coding sequence ATGAAGTACACCCTTGAGATCATCGCTATCATGGCTGTTGTGATCTTCGCCGGGATCTTCGTGGTGGTGAACGCCCATATGGCAGGCACTCTGGCACCCGGAGAAGTGGCATGGGGTGGATCTGACGATGGTGCGACCAAGATCATCGAATCAACAGGTTACACACCCTGGTTCAGTCCGATCTACACACCACCAAGCAGCGAGATCGAGACACTCTTCTTCTGCCTGCAGTCAGCCGCAGGAGCACTGGTGATCGGTTATTTTTTCGGATATTACCGTGGCAGACAGGAACGAAAGAACATTGAACAGACCAAAAAACAGGTGTGA
- a CDS encoding energy-coupling factor ABC transporter permease, producing the protein MHIMEGFLPLQWCLFWFAVSAPFIAYGIYQLNRLVKENRSTLPLLAVCGAFIFVLSSLKMPSVTGSCSHPTGTGLGAIMFGPFITSVLSIIVLVYQALFLAHGGLTTLGANVFSMGICGPLLGYWVYQGGKAINLNSIVNVFLASALADIFTYVITSIQLSLAFPAAAGGYMTSFITFAGIFAVTQVPLAIIEGIFLTLTFKYINQIRPDILIHLGVISPAQSKQILEAYS; encoded by the coding sequence ATGCATATTATGGAAGGGTTTCTTCCGCTTCAATGGTGCCTGTTCTGGTTTGCAGTCTCTGCACCGTTCATTGCTTATGGGATCTACCAGCTCAATCGACTCGTAAAAGAGAACAGGAGTACCCTCCCGTTGCTAGCAGTCTGCGGCGCCTTCATCTTCGTCCTCTCATCCCTGAAGATGCCGTCGGTCACCGGAAGCTGCTCTCACCCAACAGGGACAGGACTTGGTGCCATCATGTTCGGACCGTTCATCACTTCGGTTCTCAGTATCATCGTCCTGGTCTACCAGGCGCTCTTCCTTGCACACGGCGGGCTCACAACACTCGGCGCAAACGTGTTTTCCATGGGAATCTGCGGACCTCTTCTGGGTTACTGGGTCTACCAGGGAGGAAAGGCGATCAATCTGAATTCGATCGTGAACGTCTTCCTGGCATCAGCCCTTGCAGATATCTTCACCTACGTAATCACGTCAATCCAGCTGTCGCTCGCGTTCCCGGCAGCTGCCGGCGGGTATATGACCTCGTTCATCACGTTTGCCGGGATCTTTGCCGTGACACAGGTGCCGCTCGCCATCATCGAAGGGATCTTCCTCACGCTCACCTTCAAGTACATCAACCAGATAAGGCCGGACATTCTCATTCATCTCGGTGTCATCAGTCCGGCGCAGTCAAAGCAGATCCTAGAGGCGTACTCATGA
- a CDS encoding PAS domain-containing protein yields MLLDQMEEVYCRLSLDLSIIEVNLAFCRMSGHCHDELIGFRFRLMVPEEDWARTSGRLLTLTPQSPMILLEHRVLTGDGHIRWVRWTYRGLFSWVGSLTEYLCTGLDITDQKNTEDRLEHLHTHFEEVIQKRTDELREINRQLFQEVSHREAAEQQLRLTKYGVDNAAEMILWTDQYGIVTLINRRGKEVLGLDIGESLMTYIERNYPERTQWQELWELLVEDGPFKIERMILRVDSTWFPVEMMINHLLFGGREYSCFFVRDISERKGYETALQGAEEKYHLLIENARDVIFRISIQPEFNIDYLSPSIELLTGFSQDQFYANPVLVTQVLNEQNYRAFLSYLDDPRIFEGPTTVRFRRKDKSWGWLEVSVVFIRDDQGCITALEGIGRDISNRKNGEDEIRLGA; encoded by the coding sequence ATGCTGCTCGATCAGATGGAGGAGGTCTACTGTCGTCTCTCTCTGGATCTGTCTATCATCGAAGTGAACCTGGCTTTCTGTCGTATGAGTGGACACTGCCATGATGAACTGATTGGATTTCGGTTCAGGCTGATGGTGCCTGAAGAGGACTGGGCCAGAACCTCCGGGAGGTTGTTAACTCTGACTCCTCAGAGCCCCATGATCCTCCTTGAACATCGCGTTCTCACGGGTGATGGCCATATTAGATGGGTGAGATGGACATACCGGGGGCTATTCTCCTGGGTTGGTAGTCTTACCGAATATTTGTGTACAGGTCTTGATATCACCGATCAGAAAAACACAGAAGATCGTCTTGAGCATTTACATACTCATTTCGAAGAGGTTATCCAGAAAAGAACGGATGAACTTCGTGAGATAAACCGACAACTGTTTCAGGAAGTCAGTCATCGGGAGGCAGCGGAGCAGCAACTCCGCCTCACAAAGTATGGTGTCGACAATGCAGCAGAGATGATCCTCTGGACGGATCAGTATGGAATTGTCACGTTGATCAACAGGCGAGGCAAGGAGGTGCTCGGGTTAGATATTGGTGAATCCTTGATGACCTACATCGAAAGAAACTATCCGGAGCGTACTCAGTGGCAGGAACTCTGGGAATTGCTGGTTGAAGATGGTCCGTTCAAGATAGAACGGATGATCCTGAGAGTGGATAGCACCTGGTTCCCGGTTGAGATGATGATCAATCACCTCTTGTTTGGAGGGAGGGAATATTCATGCTTCTTTGTCAGGGATATCAGTGAACGGAAGGGGTATGAAACTGCTCTCCAGGGGGCAGAGGAGAAGTACCATCTCCTGATTGAAAATGCTCGTGATGTAATCTTTCGAATATCCATACAACCGGAGTTCAATATCGACTACCTCAGTCCCTCTATTGAACTGCTGACCGGTTTTTCTCAGGATCAGTTCTATGCCAATCCGGTGTTGGTCACCCAGGTCTTGAATGAGCAGAATTACAGGGCTTTCCTCTCATATTTAGATGATCCCCGGATTTTTGAGGGTCCAACAACGGTCAGGTTCCGACGAAAAGATAAGAGTTGGGGATGGCTTGAGGTCTCTGTTGTATTCATCAGAGATGATCAGGGTTGCATCACTGCGCTTGAAGGGATAGGTCGTGACATATCGAACAGAAAAAATGGGGAGGATGAAATTCGTCTGGGAGCGTAA
- a CDS encoding methyl-accepting chemotaxis protein, producing the protein MDPNENTKELEITKEKAQQFELLSAGQKKAVTDILFIAEKAKGGDLSARIDLANHTGDFKMIAEGINTLLDVFTEKNSWYKAIIDAVPFPIHVTDLDMKWTLMNAAFEKTLIEQGAIKNRDTSMGLPCSTANATICNTEGCGIRQLHKGVTESYFVWGEMNGKQTTSSLRDQKGNQIGYVEVVQDLTSVIAVRDFTKAEVDRMATNLALLAKGNLNFDLTVKPANKFTQAEHDDFVKMNENLQEAQLAISGLINDAEMLANAAVEGKLSIRADATKHQGDYEKIIEGFNQTLDAVIGPLNIAADFVAKISAGIAPEKITADYQGDFNVLMHNLNQQIDVIVMRNTELDMLIEAAIEGKLATRADPSKFQGGNKKMMVGLNAMLDAIIAPLNVAIDYYNKIGIGDIPEKRTNKVNGDIIAMQKSINNCIDNINALVADANMLSVAAVEGKLATRADATKHQGDYRKIIEGVNQTLDAVITPLNLAAECIDRISKGDIPDKTNRQLNGDFNTLHINLNNLIDNINALVTDANLLAEGAIEGKLANRADTTRHQGDYREVIEGFNRTLDAIIAPLNVAINGYDKIGKGDIPEKRTNKVTGDIIGMQKSMNACIDNINALVTDANLLAEAAIEGKLANRADATRHQGDYRKIIEGFNKTLDAVIEPVDEAMRVAHEFSEYNYQARMDKNLRVAGDFVKFRDALDNIGISVSAAIGDINNHVTDLAASAEEANASIEEVVSGAQQVAESAGKVSSNAEKGNQGLEQVLKAMEDLSAAVEEVTASSESVANLANSANTLSKDGAELARKAEQGMVGITRSTTEVDQIIGEIKSEMQKIGKIVGLISDLANQTNLLALNAAIEAARAGDAGRGFAVVAAEVKSLAQESRTSAESIAEMIGGLQHKSELAAQATASASKEVGEGSAVLSETLNVFNRIVADVEKITRSVEEVASASEEQAATVEEITASVHEVSSLVDGTASDAGDAAAASEESSAAIDEVGKIIENVNVIVDSVSSGINKFRV; encoded by the coding sequence ATGGATCCTAACGAAAATACAAAGGAACTTGAAATAACAAAGGAAAAGGCGCAGCAGTTTGAGTTACTCTCCGCCGGACAGAAGAAAGCAGTCACTGATATTCTTTTCATCGCAGAGAAGGCGAAGGGCGGAGATCTCTCTGCACGGATTGACCTTGCCAACCACACCGGAGACTTCAAGATGATCGCCGAAGGGATCAACACCCTCCTCGACGTCTTCACCGAGAAGAACTCCTGGTATAAGGCGATCATCGATGCGGTGCCATTCCCGATCCATGTCACCGACCTGGACATGAAATGGACGCTGATGAATGCGGCCTTTGAGAAGACGCTGATCGAGCAGGGAGCAATTAAGAACCGTGACACCTCCATGGGACTGCCCTGTTCCACAGCCAACGCGACGATCTGCAACACCGAGGGATGCGGGATCCGGCAGCTGCACAAAGGGGTCACCGAGAGTTACTTCGTCTGGGGTGAGATGAATGGCAAACAGACCACCTCGTCCCTCCGCGACCAGAAAGGGAACCAAATTGGATATGTTGAAGTCGTACAGGACCTCACTTCAGTCATTGCGGTCCGTGACTTCACCAAGGCCGAGGTGGACCGAATGGCAACAAATCTCGCCCTGCTCGCAAAAGGAAACCTTAACTTCGACCTGACCGTCAAGCCGGCTAACAAATTCACCCAGGCAGAGCATGATGACTTTGTGAAGATGAACGAGAACCTGCAGGAGGCGCAGCTGGCGATCAGTGGCCTCATCAACGATGCGGAGATGCTTGCCAATGCAGCCGTCGAAGGCAAACTCTCGATAAGAGCGGATGCAACAAAACATCAAGGCGATTACGAGAAGATTATCGAGGGATTCAACCAGACGCTCGATGCGGTCATCGGACCATTAAATATCGCTGCTGACTTTGTCGCCAAGATCAGCGCAGGGATAGCACCAGAAAAGATCACAGCGGATTATCAGGGTGACTTCAATGTTCTGATGCATAACCTGAATCAGCAGATCGATGTGATTGTGATGCGGAATACTGAACTTGATATGCTGATAGAGGCTGCAATCGAGGGTAAACTCGCAACACGCGCCGATCCTTCCAAGTTCCAGGGTGGTAACAAAAAGATGATGGTGGGTCTCAATGCGATGCTCGATGCCATCATCGCTCCGTTAAATGTTGCCATAGATTATTATAATAAAATCGGTATTGGCGACATTCCAGAAAAGAGAACCAACAAGGTGAACGGCGATATCATCGCGATGCAGAAAAGCATCAACAACTGTATCGACAACATCAATGCACTCGTTGCTGATGCCAATATGCTCTCGGTAGCAGCAGTCGAAGGAAAACTCGCGACTAGGGCGGACGCAACCAAACATCAGGGTGATTACCGGAAGATCATCGAAGGGGTCAACCAGACCCTCGATGCTGTTATCACACCATTGAATCTGGCTGCAGAATGCATTGATCGGATCAGTAAAGGTGATATTCCTGATAAGACAAACCGCCAGCTCAATGGTGACTTCAACACACTTCATATCAACCTGAACAACCTCATCGACAACATCAATGCACTCGTCACCGATGCTAATCTGCTCGCAGAAGGCGCCATAGAAGGAAAACTCGCCAACAGAGCGGATACAACCAGACACCAGGGTGATTATCGGGAGGTTATCGAGGGATTCAACAGAACGCTCGATGCCATCATCGCTCCGTTAAATGTTGCCATAAATGGTTATGATAAGATCGGGAAAGGCGATATCCCCGAGAAGAGAACCAACAAGGTGACTGGGGATATCATCGGGATGCAGAAGAGCATGAACGCCTGTATTGACAACATCAATGCACTCGTCACCGATGCTAATTTGCTCGCAGAAGCCGCCATCGAAGGAAAACTCGCCAACAGAGCGGACGCAACCAGACACCAGGGCGACTACAGGAAGATCATCGAGGGATTCAATAAGACGCTCGACGCCGTGATCGAGCCGGTCGATGAAGCGATGCGGGTTGCACATGAGTTCTCCGAGTATAATTATCAGGCCAGGATGGACAAGAACCTCAGAGTTGCCGGAGACTTTGTCAAATTCAGGGATGCCCTGGACAATATCGGGATCTCGGTCTCAGCCGCAATAGGAGACATCAATAATCATGTCACCGACCTCGCAGCCTCGGCAGAGGAGGCGAACGCAAGCATTGAGGAGGTGGTTTCCGGGGCACAGCAGGTCGCTGAAAGTGCCGGCAAGGTCAGTTCCAACGCTGAGAAAGGGAACCAGGGTCTCGAACAGGTACTCAAGGCGATGGAGGACCTCTCTGCCGCCGTTGAGGAGGTGACCGCCAGCAGCGAGTCTGTAGCTAACCTTGCAAACAGTGCAAACACCCTCTCCAAGGACGGGGCCGAACTCGCACGGAAGGCCGAACAGGGGATGGTCGGGATCACCCGATCCACCACGGAGGTGGACCAGATCATCGGCGAGATCAAGTCAGAGATGCAGAAGATCGGAAAGATCGTCGGCCTGATCTCGGACCTGGCCAACCAGACCAACCTGCTCGCCCTGAACGCGGCCATCGAGGCCGCCCGAGCCGGCGATGCCGGCCGTGGGTTCGCCGTGGTCGCCGCGGAGGTGAAGTCCCTCGCCCAGGAGTCGAGGACCTCTGCTGAGTCGATCGCCGAGATGATCGGCGGTCTCCAGCACAAGTCAGAACTGGCCGCACAGGCGACCGCATCCGCCTCAAAAGAGGTCGGTGAGGGGTCAGCGGTCCTCTCTGAGACTCTGAACGTCTTCAACCGGATCGTTGCCGATGTCGAGAAGATCACCCGCTCGGTCGAAGAGGTTGCAAGCGCCTCCGAAGAGCAGGCAGCCACCGTCGAGGAGATCACGGCCAGTGTTCATGAGGTGAGTTCCCTGGTGGACGGAACGGCCAGCGACGCAGGGGATGCCGCAGCAGCCAGCGAGGAGTCCTCGGCGGCGATCGATGAAGTCGGAAAGATCATCGAGAATGTAAACGTGATTGTCGACTCAGTCTCCAGTGGGATCAATAAATTCAGGGTCTGA